A genome region from Setaria italica strain Yugu1 chromosome III, Setaria_italica_v2.0, whole genome shotgun sequence includes the following:
- the LOC101776183 gene encoding protein DETOXIFICATION 41 isoform X2 — translation MSPTPPGPGYLCDLMSVPDLQLGDREETMGEGSNVMVPLLDINESSGASEELLQREPVPWGVLAQLTAWEAGNLWRISWASILITLFSFMLSLVTQMFVGHLGELELAGASITNIGIQGLAYGIMIGMASAVQTVCGQAYGARRYTAMGVVCQRALVLQLATAIPIAFLYWYAGPFLRLIGQEADVAVAGQLYARGLLPQLLAFALFCPMQRFLQAQNIVNPVAYITLVVLIFHSLASWLAVFVLGSGLLGAALTLSFSWWVLVVLTWGYIVCSPACKETWTGLSLLAFRGLWGYAKLAFASAIMLALEIWYVQGFVLLTGFLPNSEIALDSLSICINYWNWDFQIMLGLSYAASIRVGNELGAGHPKVARFSVIVVVMASIAFSVFVMLLVIILRYPLSTLYTSSTTVIEAVISLMPLLAFSIFLNGIQPILSGVAIGSGWQAIVAYVNVGAYYLIGLPIGCILGYKTSLGAAGIWWGLIVGVSVQTIALIVLTARTNWDKEVVKAMQRLQQTGVIPVNDIIA, via the exons ATGTCACCAACTCCTCCAGGACCTGGATATCTATGCGACTTGATGTCAGTACCAGATCTTCAACTTGGTGACCG AGAGGAGACAATGGGGGAAGGCAGCAATGTGATGGTACCATTGCTGGACATCAACGAGTCGTCAGGTGCGTCGGAGGAGCTGCTGCAGAGGGAGCCTGTACCATGGGGCGTGCTGGCACAGCTGACAGCGTGGGAGGCAGGCAACCTGTGGCGCATCTCATGGGCATCCATCCTCATTACGCTTTTCAGCTTCATGCTCAGCCTCGTCACACAGATGTTTGTTGGACACCTCGGTGAGCTTGAGCTTGCCGGCGCCTCAATCACCAACATCGGTATCCAGGGCCTAGCTTACGGCATCATG ATTGGCATGGCGAGTGCAGTGCAAACTGTCTGTGGCCAGGCCTATGGAGCCAGGAGGTACACGGCCATGGGCGTTGTGTGCCAGAGGGCACTTGTGCTCCAGCTCGCAACAGCTATTCCGATCGCCTTCCTCTACTGGTATGCTGGCCCGTTCTTGCGGCTCATTGGGCAGGAGGCAGATGTGGCTGTGGCGGGGCAGCTGTACGCTCGTGGGCTGCTGCCACAGCTGCTTGCTTTTGCCCTCTTCTGCCCGATGCAGAGGTTCCTGCAGGCCCAGAACATTGTCAACCCCGTGGCATATATCACACTGGTGGTGCTGATCTTCCACAGCCTTGCCTCATGGCTGGCAGTGTTTGTGCTCGGCTCAGGCCTCCTTGGTGCTGCGCTCACACTGAGCTTCTCTTGGTGGGTGCTTGTGGTGTTGACATGGGGTTACATCGTCTGTAGTCCAGCTTGTAAAGAGACCTGGACCGGACTCTCCTTGCTTGCCTTTAGAGGCCTCTGGGGTTATGCCAAGCTCGCCTTTGCCTCAGCCATCATGCTAGC ATTGGAGATTTGGTATGTGCAAGGATTTGTGCTTCTTACTGGATTCCTCCCCAACTCGGAGATTGCACTTGATTCCCTCTCTATCTG CATCAATTACTGGAACTGGGACTTCCAGATCATGCTTGGCTTGAGCTATGCAGCCAG TATTCGTGTTGGCAATGAGCTTGGTGCTGGCCATCCAAAGGTAGCAAGGTTCTCAGTTATTGTGGTTGTCATGGCAAGCATTGCCTTCAGCGTTTTTGTGATGCTTTTAGTCATAATTCTAAGGTATCCACTGAGCACGCTGTACACGAGCAGCACCACAGTAATTGAGGCTGTTATCAGTCTGATGCCATTGCTGGCcttcagcatcttcttgaatgggATTCAGCCAATCCTCTCAG GAGTTGCCATTGGGAGTGGATGGCAAGCAATAGTTGCTTATGTCAATGTTGGGGCCTACTATCTGATTGGGCTTCCAATTGGATGCATCCTAGGATACAAAACAAGCCTTGGGGCTGCT GGAATATGGTGGGGTTTAATCGTTGGGGTCAGTGTGCAGACGATAGCCCTGATTGTTCTCACAGCCAGGACTAACTGGGACAAGGAG GTAGTGAAGGCAATGCAACGTCTGCAGCAGACAGGTGTGATTCCGGTCAACGACATCATTGCATGA
- the LOC101776183 gene encoding protein DETOXIFICATION 41 isoform X3, which produces MSPTPPGPGYLCDLMSVPDLQLGDRTYREETMGEGSNVMVPLLDINESSGASEELLQREPVPWGVLAQLTAWEAGNLWRISWASILITLFSFMLSLVTQMFVGHLGELELAGASITNIGIQGLAYGIMIGMASAVQTVCGQAYGARRYTAMGVVCQRALVLQLATAIPIAFLYWYAGPFLRLIGQEADVAVAGQLYARGLLPQLLAFALFCPMQRFLQAQNIVNPVAYITLVVLIFHSLASWLAVFVLGSGLLGAALTLSFSWWVLVVLTWGYIVCSPACKETWTGLSLLAFRGLWGYAKLAFASAIMLALEIWYVQGFVLLTGFLPNSEIALDSLSICINYWNWDFQIMLGLSYAASIRVGNELGAGHPKVARFSVIVVVMASIAFSVFVMLLVIILRYPLSTLYTSSTTVIEAVISLMPLLAFSIFLNGIQPILSGVAIGSGWQAIVAYVNVGAYYLIGLPIGCILGYKTSLGAAGIWWGLIVGVSVQTIALIVLTARTNWDKE; this is translated from the exons ATGTCACCAACTCCTCCAGGACCTGGATATCTATGCGACTTGATGTCAGTACCAGATCTTCAACTTGGTGACCG AACTTACAGAGAGGAGACAATGGGGGAAGGCAGCAATGTGATGGTACCATTGCTGGACATCAACGAGTCGTCAGGTGCGTCGGAGGAGCTGCTGCAGAGGGAGCCTGTACCATGGGGCGTGCTGGCACAGCTGACAGCGTGGGAGGCAGGCAACCTGTGGCGCATCTCATGGGCATCCATCCTCATTACGCTTTTCAGCTTCATGCTCAGCCTCGTCACACAGATGTTTGTTGGACACCTCGGTGAGCTTGAGCTTGCCGGCGCCTCAATCACCAACATCGGTATCCAGGGCCTAGCTTACGGCATCATG ATTGGCATGGCGAGTGCAGTGCAAACTGTCTGTGGCCAGGCCTATGGAGCCAGGAGGTACACGGCCATGGGCGTTGTGTGCCAGAGGGCACTTGTGCTCCAGCTCGCAACAGCTATTCCGATCGCCTTCCTCTACTGGTATGCTGGCCCGTTCTTGCGGCTCATTGGGCAGGAGGCAGATGTGGCTGTGGCGGGGCAGCTGTACGCTCGTGGGCTGCTGCCACAGCTGCTTGCTTTTGCCCTCTTCTGCCCGATGCAGAGGTTCCTGCAGGCCCAGAACATTGTCAACCCCGTGGCATATATCACACTGGTGGTGCTGATCTTCCACAGCCTTGCCTCATGGCTGGCAGTGTTTGTGCTCGGCTCAGGCCTCCTTGGTGCTGCGCTCACACTGAGCTTCTCTTGGTGGGTGCTTGTGGTGTTGACATGGGGTTACATCGTCTGTAGTCCAGCTTGTAAAGAGACCTGGACCGGACTCTCCTTGCTTGCCTTTAGAGGCCTCTGGGGTTATGCCAAGCTCGCCTTTGCCTCAGCCATCATGCTAGC ATTGGAGATTTGGTATGTGCAAGGATTTGTGCTTCTTACTGGATTCCTCCCCAACTCGGAGATTGCACTTGATTCCCTCTCTATCTG CATCAATTACTGGAACTGGGACTTCCAGATCATGCTTGGCTTGAGCTATGCAGCCAG TATTCGTGTTGGCAATGAGCTTGGTGCTGGCCATCCAAAGGTAGCAAGGTTCTCAGTTATTGTGGTTGTCATGGCAAGCATTGCCTTCAGCGTTTTTGTGATGCTTTTAGTCATAATTCTAAGGTATCCACTGAGCACGCTGTACACGAGCAGCACCACAGTAATTGAGGCTGTTATCAGTCTGATGCCATTGCTGGCcttcagcatcttcttgaatgggATTCAGCCAATCCTCTCAG GAGTTGCCATTGGGAGTGGATGGCAAGCAATAGTTGCTTATGTCAATGTTGGGGCCTACTATCTGATTGGGCTTCCAATTGGATGCATCCTAGGATACAAAACAAGCCTTGGGGCTGCT GGAATATGGTGGGGTTTAATCGTTGGGGTCAGTGTGCAGACGATAGCCCTGATTGTTCTCACAGCCAGGACTAACTGGGACAAGGAG TGA
- the LOC101776183 gene encoding protein DETOXIFICATION 41 isoform X1, whose translation MSPTPPGPGYLCDLMSVPDLQLGDRTYREETMGEGSNVMVPLLDINESSGASEELLQREPVPWGVLAQLTAWEAGNLWRISWASILITLFSFMLSLVTQMFVGHLGELELAGASITNIGIQGLAYGIMIGMASAVQTVCGQAYGARRYTAMGVVCQRALVLQLATAIPIAFLYWYAGPFLRLIGQEADVAVAGQLYARGLLPQLLAFALFCPMQRFLQAQNIVNPVAYITLVVLIFHSLASWLAVFVLGSGLLGAALTLSFSWWVLVVLTWGYIVCSPACKETWTGLSLLAFRGLWGYAKLAFASAIMLALEIWYVQGFVLLTGFLPNSEIALDSLSICINYWNWDFQIMLGLSYAASIRVGNELGAGHPKVARFSVIVVVMASIAFSVFVMLLVIILRYPLSTLYTSSTTVIEAVISLMPLLAFSIFLNGIQPILSGVAIGSGWQAIVAYVNVGAYYLIGLPIGCILGYKTSLGAAGIWWGLIVGVSVQTIALIVLTARTNWDKEVVKAMQRLQQTGVIPVNDIIA comes from the exons ATGTCACCAACTCCTCCAGGACCTGGATATCTATGCGACTTGATGTCAGTACCAGATCTTCAACTTGGTGACCG AACTTACAGAGAGGAGACAATGGGGGAAGGCAGCAATGTGATGGTACCATTGCTGGACATCAACGAGTCGTCAGGTGCGTCGGAGGAGCTGCTGCAGAGGGAGCCTGTACCATGGGGCGTGCTGGCACAGCTGACAGCGTGGGAGGCAGGCAACCTGTGGCGCATCTCATGGGCATCCATCCTCATTACGCTTTTCAGCTTCATGCTCAGCCTCGTCACACAGATGTTTGTTGGACACCTCGGTGAGCTTGAGCTTGCCGGCGCCTCAATCACCAACATCGGTATCCAGGGCCTAGCTTACGGCATCATG ATTGGCATGGCGAGTGCAGTGCAAACTGTCTGTGGCCAGGCCTATGGAGCCAGGAGGTACACGGCCATGGGCGTTGTGTGCCAGAGGGCACTTGTGCTCCAGCTCGCAACAGCTATTCCGATCGCCTTCCTCTACTGGTATGCTGGCCCGTTCTTGCGGCTCATTGGGCAGGAGGCAGATGTGGCTGTGGCGGGGCAGCTGTACGCTCGTGGGCTGCTGCCACAGCTGCTTGCTTTTGCCCTCTTCTGCCCGATGCAGAGGTTCCTGCAGGCCCAGAACATTGTCAACCCCGTGGCATATATCACACTGGTGGTGCTGATCTTCCACAGCCTTGCCTCATGGCTGGCAGTGTTTGTGCTCGGCTCAGGCCTCCTTGGTGCTGCGCTCACACTGAGCTTCTCTTGGTGGGTGCTTGTGGTGTTGACATGGGGTTACATCGTCTGTAGTCCAGCTTGTAAAGAGACCTGGACCGGACTCTCCTTGCTTGCCTTTAGAGGCCTCTGGGGTTATGCCAAGCTCGCCTTTGCCTCAGCCATCATGCTAGC ATTGGAGATTTGGTATGTGCAAGGATTTGTGCTTCTTACTGGATTCCTCCCCAACTCGGAGATTGCACTTGATTCCCTCTCTATCTG CATCAATTACTGGAACTGGGACTTCCAGATCATGCTTGGCTTGAGCTATGCAGCCAG TATTCGTGTTGGCAATGAGCTTGGTGCTGGCCATCCAAAGGTAGCAAGGTTCTCAGTTATTGTGGTTGTCATGGCAAGCATTGCCTTCAGCGTTTTTGTGATGCTTTTAGTCATAATTCTAAGGTATCCACTGAGCACGCTGTACACGAGCAGCACCACAGTAATTGAGGCTGTTATCAGTCTGATGCCATTGCTGGCcttcagcatcttcttgaatgggATTCAGCCAATCCTCTCAG GAGTTGCCATTGGGAGTGGATGGCAAGCAATAGTTGCTTATGTCAATGTTGGGGCCTACTATCTGATTGGGCTTCCAATTGGATGCATCCTAGGATACAAAACAAGCCTTGGGGCTGCT GGAATATGGTGGGGTTTAATCGTTGGGGTCAGTGTGCAGACGATAGCCCTGATTGTTCTCACAGCCAGGACTAACTGGGACAAGGAG GTAGTGAAGGCAATGCAACGTCTGCAGCAGACAGGTGTGATTCCGGTCAACGACATCATTGCATGA
- the LOC111256608 gene encoding pentatricopeptide repeat-containing protein At5g41170, mitochondrial encodes MLRCLTKNPLLPRRRLLLLLQPRRPCADATSSAAAGEIAPAPAANEAPLQDDLREESRSRLVQDICRLLELRDSWSAKREAQLRHLLRVLSPPQVRAVLRAQAQRDARAAFEFFRWADRQWKYRHAPEVFDEMLALLSRTRLHDPARRVMRLMIRRGMRRGTQQFAHLMLTYSRAGKLRSAMRVLQLMQKDGCAPDISICNVAVNVLVVAGRIDKALEFAERMRRVGVDPDVVTCNCLIKGLCEARRVVDALEMIGSMLQNGCPPDKISYFTVMSFLCKEKRVAEVRNLLERMRNDAGLFPDQVTYNMLIHVLAKHGHADEALGFLRESEGKRFRVDEVGYSAIVHSFCLNGRMPEAKEIVSEMISKGCRPDVVTYSAVVDGFCRIGELDQARKMMKHMYKNGCKPNTVTHTALLNGLCKVGKTSEAWELLNKSEEEWWTPSDITYSVVMHGFRREGKLKESCDVVVQMLQKGFFPTTVEINLLIHALCKEGKPAEAKDFMEQCQSKGCSINVVNFTTVIHGFSCQGDLESALSLLDDMYLTNRHPDVVTYTVVVDALGKKGKMKEATELVKKMLNRGLLPTPVTYRTVIHRYCERDKVEDLLILLDKMLARQEFSSAYNQVIEKLCAFGKLSEAYNLLSKVLRTASKRDAQTCHVLMESFLNKGLPLQSYNVACRMFQRNLIPDVKLCQKVDSQLALAGETQAARKLIIKFVERGILKQNN; translated from the coding sequence ATGCTCAGATGCCTAACCAAGAACCCATTGCTCCCGCGCcgacggctcctcctcctcctccagccccgccgcccctgCGCCGACGCCACATcctcggcggccgccggggaGATCGCGCCGGCTCCCGCCGCAAATGAGGCCCCCCTTCAAGATGACCTCAGGGAGGAGTCGCGCAGCCGCCTCGTGCAGGACATCTGCAGGCTGCTGGAGCTCCGGGACTCGTGGAGCGCGAAGCGGGAGGCGCAGCTCCGGCACCTCCTCCGCGTGCTCTCCCCGCCGCAGGTCCGCGCCGTGCTgcgcgcgcaggcgcagcggGACGCCCGCGCCGCGTTCGAGTTCTTCCGCTGGGCCGACCGCCAGTGGAAGTACCGCCACGCCCCggaggtgttcgacgaaatgctcGCGCTCCTCAGCCGCACCAGGCTCCACGACCCGGCGCGCCGCGTCATGCGCCTCATGATCCGCCGGGGCATGCGCCGGGGGACTCAGCAGTTCGCGCACCTCATGCTCACGTACAGCCGCGCGGGGAAGCTCCGCTCCGCTATGCGCGTGCTCCAGCTCATGCAGAAGGATGGGTGCGCGCCCGACATATCTATATGCAACGTGGCAGTGAACGTGCTTGTTGTGGCTGGCCGCATCGACAAGGCTCTCGAGTTCGCCGAAAGGATGCGGCGTGTTGGGGTTGACCCAGACGTAGTCACGTGCAATTGCCTGATCAAGGGATTATGCGAAGCTCGGCGGGTCGTTGATGCACTGGAGATGATCGGTTCAATGCTGCAAAATGGGTGTCCACCAGATAAAATTAGCTACTTTACGGTGATGAGCTTCTTGTGCAAGGAGAAGAGGGTGGCAGAGGTGCGGAATTTGCTTGAGAGGATGAGGAATGATGCAGGTCTATTTCCAGATCAGGTCACGTATAACATGCTCATTCATGTTCTTGCAAAGCATGGTCATGCAGATGAGGCATTGGGGTTTCTGAGGGAGTCAGAGGGGAAAAGATTCCGTGTTGATGAGGTCGGTTATAGTGCGATTGTACACTCATTTTGCTTGAATGGTAGGATGCCAGAGGCAAAGGAAATTGTAAGTGAGATGATTTCAAAAGGATGCCGCCCTGATGTTGTAACATATAGTGCAGTTGTTGATGGATTCTGCCGTATTGGGGAACTCGATCAAGCAAGAAAGATGATGAAGCATATGTATAAGAATGGTTGCAAGCCAAATACAGTCACACATACTGCTCTTTTAAATGGGCTTTGCAAAGTCGGGAAAACTTCAGAAGCATGGGAATTGTTAAACAAGAGCGAAGAGGAATGGTGGACTCCAAGTGATATCACATACAGTGTTGTTATGCATGGATTTAGGAGGGAAGGGAAATTAAAGGAATCATGTGATGTGGTGGTGCAGATGTTGCAGAAGGGTTTCTTCCCCACAACTGTGGAGATTAACTTATTGATCCATGCTTTATGCAAGGAAGGAAAGCCAGCAGAGGCCAAAGACTTCATGGAACAGTGCCAAAGCAAGGGCTGCTCCATTAATGTTGTTAACTTCACCACTGTAATTCATGGATTTTCTTGCCAGGGTGATTTGGAATCGGCGCTCTCTTTACTGGATGACATGTATCTGACCAACAGGCACCCTGATGTTGTTACGTACACTGTTGTTGTTGATGCTCTAGGAAAGAAAGGTAAAATGAAAGAAGCCACAGAGCTTGTAAAGAAAATGCTTAATAGAGGTTTGCTCCCTACACCTGTCACATACAGAACAGTGATACATAGATATTGTGAAAGGGATAAAGTTGAAGATTTACTCATTCTGCTGGATAAGATGTTAGCAAGGCAAGAGTTTAGTAGTGCGTACAATCAGGTCATTGAGAAGCTATGTGCATTTGGTAAACTTAGTGAGGCTTACAATCTCCTTAGCAAGGTACTAAGAACTGCCTCAAAAAGAGATGCTCAGACATGCCATGTTTTGATGGAGAGTTTTCTGAATAAAGGACTCCCACTTCAATCATATAATGTGGCCTGCCGCATGTTCCAGAGAAATTTAATTCCTGATGTTAAATTATGTCAAAAAGTTGACAGTCAGCTGGCTCTAGCGGGAGAGACACAAGCAGCCAGAAAGCTTATCATTAAGTTTGTTGAAAGAGGTATTCTAAAACAAAACAACTGA
- the LOC101776183 gene encoding protein DETOXIFICATION 41 isoform X4, with translation MGEGSNVMVPLLDINESSGASEELLQREPVPWGVLAQLTAWEAGNLWRISWASILITLFSFMLSLVTQMFVGHLGELELAGASITNIGIQGLAYGIMIGMASAVQTVCGQAYGARRYTAMGVVCQRALVLQLATAIPIAFLYWYAGPFLRLIGQEADVAVAGQLYARGLLPQLLAFALFCPMQRFLQAQNIVNPVAYITLVVLIFHSLASWLAVFVLGSGLLGAALTLSFSWWVLVVLTWGYIVCSPACKETWTGLSLLAFRGLWGYAKLAFASAIMLALEIWYVQGFVLLTGFLPNSEIALDSLSICINYWNWDFQIMLGLSYAASIRVGNELGAGHPKVARFSVIVVVMASIAFSVFVMLLVIILRYPLSTLYTSSTTVIEAVISLMPLLAFSIFLNGIQPILSGVAIGSGWQAIVAYVNVGAYYLIGLPIGCILGYKTSLGAAGIWWGLIVGVSVQTIALIVLTARTNWDKEVVKAMQRLQQTGVIPVNDIIA, from the exons ATGGGGGAAGGCAGCAATGTGATGGTACCATTGCTGGACATCAACGAGTCGTCAGGTGCGTCGGAGGAGCTGCTGCAGAGGGAGCCTGTACCATGGGGCGTGCTGGCACAGCTGACAGCGTGGGAGGCAGGCAACCTGTGGCGCATCTCATGGGCATCCATCCTCATTACGCTTTTCAGCTTCATGCTCAGCCTCGTCACACAGATGTTTGTTGGACACCTCGGTGAGCTTGAGCTTGCCGGCGCCTCAATCACCAACATCGGTATCCAGGGCCTAGCTTACGGCATCATG ATTGGCATGGCGAGTGCAGTGCAAACTGTCTGTGGCCAGGCCTATGGAGCCAGGAGGTACACGGCCATGGGCGTTGTGTGCCAGAGGGCACTTGTGCTCCAGCTCGCAACAGCTATTCCGATCGCCTTCCTCTACTGGTATGCTGGCCCGTTCTTGCGGCTCATTGGGCAGGAGGCAGATGTGGCTGTGGCGGGGCAGCTGTACGCTCGTGGGCTGCTGCCACAGCTGCTTGCTTTTGCCCTCTTCTGCCCGATGCAGAGGTTCCTGCAGGCCCAGAACATTGTCAACCCCGTGGCATATATCACACTGGTGGTGCTGATCTTCCACAGCCTTGCCTCATGGCTGGCAGTGTTTGTGCTCGGCTCAGGCCTCCTTGGTGCTGCGCTCACACTGAGCTTCTCTTGGTGGGTGCTTGTGGTGTTGACATGGGGTTACATCGTCTGTAGTCCAGCTTGTAAAGAGACCTGGACCGGACTCTCCTTGCTTGCCTTTAGAGGCCTCTGGGGTTATGCCAAGCTCGCCTTTGCCTCAGCCATCATGCTAGC ATTGGAGATTTGGTATGTGCAAGGATTTGTGCTTCTTACTGGATTCCTCCCCAACTCGGAGATTGCACTTGATTCCCTCTCTATCTG CATCAATTACTGGAACTGGGACTTCCAGATCATGCTTGGCTTGAGCTATGCAGCCAG TATTCGTGTTGGCAATGAGCTTGGTGCTGGCCATCCAAAGGTAGCAAGGTTCTCAGTTATTGTGGTTGTCATGGCAAGCATTGCCTTCAGCGTTTTTGTGATGCTTTTAGTCATAATTCTAAGGTATCCACTGAGCACGCTGTACACGAGCAGCACCACAGTAATTGAGGCTGTTATCAGTCTGATGCCATTGCTGGCcttcagcatcttcttgaatgggATTCAGCCAATCCTCTCAG GAGTTGCCATTGGGAGTGGATGGCAAGCAATAGTTGCTTATGTCAATGTTGGGGCCTACTATCTGATTGGGCTTCCAATTGGATGCATCCTAGGATACAAAACAAGCCTTGGGGCTGCT GGAATATGGTGGGGTTTAATCGTTGGGGTCAGTGTGCAGACGATAGCCCTGATTGTTCTCACAGCCAGGACTAACTGGGACAAGGAG GTAGTGAAGGCAATGCAACGTCTGCAGCAGACAGGTGTGATTCCGGTCAACGACATCATTGCATGA